The genomic interval AGCGATAAGGTAAATTACGCAAGACTGCCGCTCCATCAGGTGAGCAAGGAGCTTGTAGCCGTGGCACAGGGGACTTTGCCCGCCGATCTGGTGGTGAAAAACGCCCGGCTCCTTAACGTCAACACAGGGGAGATCCAGGACAAGATGGACGTGGCGGTCAAGTCGGGCCATATAGCCTACGTAGGCGACGCCAGCCACACCGTCGGCGAGAAGACCACCGTGGTGGACGGCGAGGGCATGGTTTTAGCTCCGGGATTTCTCGACGGCCATATCCACGTGGAGAGCAGCATGATAACCGTCAGGGAGTACGCCAGGACGGTGGTTCCCCACGGGACGACGGGCATCTTCATGGATCCCCACGAGATAGCCAACGTCCTGGGCATGGAGGGAGTCAAGCTTATGGTCGAGGACGGAAAGGACGTCCCGATGAACGTGTGGGCCACAATGCCATCCTGCGTTCCAGCCGTGCCGGGCTTCGAGGATTCGGGCGCCGAGTTCGGCCCGGCAGAGGTGGCCGAAGCCATGACCTGGGACGGCATCGCCGGTCTCGGGGAGCTAATGAACTTTCCAGGGGTTCTTATGGGAAGCGACCACGCACACGGTGAGATAGCCGCCACGCTGCGCTCCGGCAAGCCCGTCACGGGACACTATTCCATGCCTGACCTGGACAGAGGTCTCAACGGCTACGTGGCCTCGGGGGTCAGTTCCTGCCACGAGTCGGTCAGCAAGGAGGACGCCTTGGCTCGGATGCGCCTTGGGATGTACGCCATGATGAGGGAGGGCTCGGCGTGGCACGACGTTAAAGAGACGATCAGGAGCGTCACCGAGAGCCGTATAGACACCCGTTTCGCCCTTTTGGTCTGCGACGACGCCCACCCTGACACCCTTTTGTCCCTGGGACACCTGGACCACATCGTCCGCCGGGCCATAGAGGAGGGACTGGACCCCATCAGGGCCATCCAGATGGTGACCATAAACACCGCCCAGTATTTCGGCAAGGCCGACGAGATAGGGAGCATCTCCCCTGGGAAGTTCGCCGACATGGTGTTGCTGTCGGACCTGTCCCGGGTTTCGGTCCATAAGGTGATATACAACGGGGTCTTGGTCGCCGAGAAGGGCGATATGGTCGTCCCCATCGAAAGATCCACGGTTCCCGATTTCGCCAAAAAATCCGTCAGGCTGGCTGGCCCAGTCACCAAGGAAGACCTCAAAGTGGTGGCCCCTGAGGGTGCTACCTCCGTCACAGCCAGGGTCATGGAGATAATAGAGGCCCACGTTGGGACCTACTCCCGGGAGATAGAGCTTTCGGTGGTGGACGGCGCCGTCCCGGCATCACTGGATAAGGACGTGGCTAAGATCGCCGTGTTCGAGCGTCACAAGGCCACCGGGACCAGGGGACTGGGCTTCGTGACGGGCTTCGGCCTCAAGGGTGGAGCGGTCGGCTCCACCGTGGCCCACGACGCCCACAACCTGATGGTGGTCGGGACCAACGACGACGACATGGTCCTGGCGGCCAACGCCCTGGCCGAGGCAGGAGGCGGCATGATCGCCGTAAAGGACGGCAAGGTCCTGGCCCTGTTGCCCCTGCCTGTTGCTGGGCTCATGAGCGAGGAGCCGGCCAAGACCGTGGCGGCGTCGGTAGCGGCGCTGGACCGGGCCTGGAAGGACCTGGGGTGCGACCTCCATTCGCCTTTCATGACCATGGCCCTGCTGCCCCTTGCCTGTCTGCCCGAGCTCAGGCTCACCAACAGGGGGCTGGTGGACACGGTGGAGTTCCGTTTCACCGATCTTTTCGTGGAGAAATAGGGCCTATCTCTCGATAAAAGGCCCTTTCTGCTTGCCCGTCATGTGGACTATCTCAAGGTCCAAAACGGCGACTTTGTCCAGCAGGGCTCTGGGCCGAGGGATGTCCACGCCCTGACGGCAGTAGTGAGCCGCCAGGACCGCCAGGCCGTGCCTTTTTCGGTCCTCTTCGTCGTCGGGGACAACCGAGACATGGCCGTAGCCTACGACGCTTTTATAGGGGAGGAGCAGACCGCTCCTCCCTTTAGGGTTGGGGAAGGGCACCGCGTCGACTTCGACGCAGAAGGACGCCTTTGGATTGGAGCGAATTATGTCGATCTTCTTGCCCTCCTTAGCGGAGTGGAAGTAGATATGGCCCGGCTCGTAGCCGAAGGTCAGGGGAATCACGTAGGGCCACTCTCCGTCGAAAAGGGACAGGTGACAGGCAAGAGCCCTGTCCAGCACCGACTCCATCCAGGACAGGTCCGAGACCTCTCGGTCTTTTCTTCTCACAGGACGATACAGCATCTTAAACACCAGCCTTTCGTTTTTTTATGGCTCTAAATAGGGCCCCCTCGGTCCTGGGAGAGCTGCACATCCCTGTCCTTCCCATAAAATCGACGGAGGAAAAGCCCGACCTCTCCAGTATATCCAGAAAAACCTTTTCTGGAACAGCCCCTACACAAAAGGCCCCGGGTGGCTGGATAGCTCCAGTCCCGGGGCCTTTTTGTATGGCTCTACTTTACTATCTGGGTTCCCTCGGTGCCCTCAAGGGCCTCAAGAGCCTGGTCCAGGCTAGCTATGATCGCCCGGGATCCGCCGTTCTCGACAAAGGCCATGGCCGCTGCGACCTTGGGCCCCATGGAACCGGCCTTGAAGTGACCCTCCGCCTGGTAGCCCTTCATCTCGTCCAGATCCACCTTGCCCAGCCACTTCTCCTCGGGCTTGCCGTAGTTCAGTGCGACCTTCGGAACGTCGGTAAGGATCATGAAAAGGTCGGCCTTCACCTGTTGGGCCAGAAGCTCTCCGGCCAGGTCCTTGTCTATTACCGCCTCGACCCCTCTGTAGCTTCCGTCGGCCTCTTTGACAACAGGGATACCGCCGCCACCGGAGGCCACGACCACGTAGCCACGGTCAGCGAGCTCCTGAATCGCCTGACGCTCCACTATGTTGATAGGCTTGGGAGAGGGAACGACACGCCTCCAGCCCCTGCCAGAGTCCTCGACCCAGCTCTCACCGGAGGACTCCATCCTGGCCTTGGCGGTCGCCTCGTCGTAGAAGGGGCCCACTGGCTTGGTGGGGTTGGCGAAGGCCGGATCCTCCGAGGAAACCTCGACCTGGGTCACCAGGCAGAGGGGCTCTTTGGCTATTCCGTGGGCTATGAGGGCCTTTTTAAACTCCTGAACGAAAAGATATCCTATGAAGCCCTGGCTCTCGGCGCCACACACGTCCATCGGCATGGCGGGGACCTTGTCCTTGCCCGCCTCCTGCTGGATCAGGATAGCTCCTACCTGGGGGCCGTTGCCGTGGGTCAAGACCACCTCGTAACCAGCGTCTATCATCTTCACTATCTGGGCTACTGTGCTTGCGACGCTGGTCCTCTGGTCCTGCTCCGTTCCCTTCTGGCCTCTTTGAAGTATGGCGTTGCCTCCTAGGGCTACTACGACTCTCTTGCTCATTGGACATCCTCCGTTCAAAGTTGAATTTAATTTTTATGTGCCTCGGCTCTGTGGAGCCGTCGGTCTCGGTTTTCTAGGTATAAATCTGCCTCTCCCGGGGTCGCAGCACAGAGCTCCGTTCCCGAAGACCACCTCTCCTCTGGATATAGTGGTCAGGACCTTGCCCTGGATCTCCATGCCCTCGTAGGGGGAGAAATCGACGTTCATGTGCAGATCCTCCGCCCTCACCGTCCACTTTGCCGACGGGTCGAAGATGACTAAGTCACCGTCGTATCCCGGGACTATCCTGCCCTTTCCGGTCAGACCGTAACGGTCCGCCGGAGCCTGGGACGTTATGAGGGGCAGATGCTCCACCGGTATGAGGCCCTTCAGGACCCCCTGATATACCAGCGGCAACAGAAGCTCGACCCCTGGGAGGCCGTAGGGCAGGTCGGAGAAAGACCCTTTCCACGTCTTCTGGGCCCTGGTGAAGGGACAGTGGTCTGTGGCGACGAAGTCCAGCACCCCTGAGCTCAGTAAGCTCCAGAGGGCCTGACGGTCCCGGTTCGACCTCAGCGCCGGACTGGCGGAGTAAAGGTGTCCGTCGGGCCGGTCGTAGACCTCGTCGGTGAGGAAAAGGTACTGTGGACAGGTCTCGCCGGTTATATCCACTCCTCGCCTCCGGGCCAGGTCTATACGGCTCGCCCCAAGGCCAGAGCTGACGTGGACCACGTGGACCGACGCCCCTGTGGCCTCGCCGTAGAAGGCCACCTGATCTATGGCGGCCCCCTCGCAGGTGTCGGGCCTGGTCCTGGCTAGGGCCCTCATGGACCCCTTCTGCTCCTCCGACAGCTCCGACGTGAGTACCCTTATAAGCTCGTCGTCCTCGGCGTGGACCACCGCCACAGCCCCGAGTTCGGCTATCTTCGAGAAGCACCTGAACAGGGTTCCTCCGTCGGACCTCCTGCCTGAGTCGCCGTAGGCGGTGAAGAACTTGAAGCTGGTGATTCCCCGTTCCACAGCCTGGGCGATCTGCTCCTCTTTGCCGGGACGCCATCCTATGACCTCGCAGTGGAAGCTGTAGTCGGCGACGGCGGGACGGGCGGTCTCCAGGCGAGACTCTAGGTCCTCAACCAGTGCGGTTTCGTGGCTTCCTACTGTGAAGTCCACCACCGTGGTAACCCCTCCGGCCAGGGCCGCACCGGTACCGGATAAAAAGTCGTCGCTGGAGCGATCCCCCCGGACCGGGAGATCAAGGTGGACGTGGGCGTCGACGACGCCAGGGAGAACCATAAGCCCTTGAGCGTTCAGCTCCTGCCGTCCTTTGAGCTTTTTACCTAAGGCGGCTATTTTGCCGTTTTCCAGGGCTATATCCGCAAATAACGGCCCTGAAGCGGTTATTATCATACCATCTTTGACCACAAGATCATACACTAAAAATCACCTCCGTGGGAAGTTGAGTTTATGATTTTTGATATTATCGCCGCTCTTTTTCGTAAGGGACGCCCAGCGTGGCGGGGACGTTGAAGTTGCTCCTGGCCACCGTCGCCACTATGGTCAGGATATAGGGTATGGCTATAAGGAACTCGTTCGGGACCAAGGTTATGCCGGAGGTCTGAAGCTGGATCGCCACGGCGTCGGCTAGGCCGAAGACCATGGCTCCCACGAAGACCCCCATAGGATTCCAGTTGCCCAGGAAACATATGGCGAAGGCTATCCATCCCCGTCCACCGATAATATCGTTGGTGTACATCCCCAGAAAGGCCAGGGAGTAGAAGGCTCCAGCCAGACCGTCGACGGCCCCTGCCACCAGCAGTGTCCTGAACCGAACCTTGTCCACGTCGATCCCCGCAGCCTCAACCGCCTCGGGGTTCTCGCCGGTGGAGCGGAGGATCAGGCCGAGCTGAGTTTTATAGAGAACCCAGTACCCCAGAGGTATCAAAGCCCAGGCGAGGTAGGTCAGAGGGCTTTGGGTGAACAGAGCCTTGCCCAGCACCGGTATGGAGGACAGCAGGGGAATGGCCATGGGCCTTATGGGCTCCAAAGTCAGAGGCAGGAGGGGAACTCCGAAGATCACCCTGTAGAGGTATATGCCAAGCCCCGCCGCGAGGATGTTCAGCGCCGTCCCTGTGACTATCTGGTGTTGCTTCAGCCTGACGGTGAAAAGGCCGTAGACCGCCGCAACTGCGACCCCGACCGCCATGGCGGCGACAAGGCCCAGGAGGATACTTCCGCTTGAGTAGGCCACCACGAAACCGCTCCAGGCCCCCAGCAGGAAGATCCCCTCTATAGCTATGACCATCACCCCGGTCCGTTCGGCGTAGACCTCCGCCAGTCCGCCGAGGAGCAGCGGCGTGCTCATCTGTAAGGCTCCGGCTATAAGCCCGGTGATGACCATCATCTCCGATCTCCCCCTTTCTTGAGAGCCCTTTTGCTGGCGGCAGCGGAGAGGGCTGACTGAGCTGCGTAGGACAGTATCACAGAGAGCATGACAAATCCCTCCATGATCCCTATTATGCTGGATGGAACCCCGGAGGTCTGGACCGCCAGGTTCCCTCCCACCTGAAGGGCCCCGAAAAGGATCGAGGCGAGGACGATCCC from Dethiosulfovibrio salsuginis carries:
- the arcC gene encoding carbamate kinase; this translates as MSKRVVVALGGNAILQRGQKGTEQDQRTSVASTVAQIVKMIDAGYEVVLTHGNGPQVGAILIQQEAGKDKVPAMPMDVCGAESQGFIGYLFVQEFKKALIAHGIAKEPLCLVTQVEVSSEDPAFANPTKPVGPFYDEATAKARMESSGESWVEDSGRGWRRVVPSPKPINIVERQAIQELADRGYVVVASGGGGIPVVKEADGSYRGVEAVIDKDLAGELLAQQVKADLFMILTDVPKVALNYGKPEEKWLGKVDLDEMKGYQAEGHFKAGSMGPKVAAAMAFVENGGSRAIIASLDQALEALEGTEGTQIVK
- a CDS encoding ABC transporter permease, with amino-acid sequence MMVITGLIAGALQMSTPLLLGGLAEVYAERTGVMVIAIEGIFLLGAWSGFVVAYSSGSILLGLVAAMAVGVAVAAVYGLFTVRLKQHQIVTGTALNILAAGLGIYLYRVIFGVPLLPLTLEPIRPMAIPLLSSIPVLGKALFTQSPLTYLAWALIPLGYWVLYKTQLGLILRSTGENPEAVEAAGIDVDKVRFRTLLVAGAVDGLAGAFYSLAFLGMYTNDIIGGRGWIAFAICFLGNWNPMGVFVGAMVFGLADAVAIQLQTSGITLVPNEFLIAIPYILTIVATVARSNFNVPATLGVPYEKERR
- a CDS encoding pyridoxamine 5'-phosphate oxidase family protein, with amino-acid sequence MLYRPVRRKDREVSDLSWMESVLDRALACHLSLFDGEWPYVIPLTFGYEPGHIYFHSAKEGKKIDIIRSNPKASFCVEVDAVPFPNPKGRSGLLLPYKSVVGYGHVSVVPDDEEDRKRHGLAVLAAHYCRQGVDIPRPRALLDKVAVLDLEIVHMTGKQKGPFIER
- the ade gene encoding adenine deaminase, with the protein product MSDKVNYARLPLHQVSKELVAVAQGTLPADLVVKNARLLNVNTGEIQDKMDVAVKSGHIAYVGDASHTVGEKTTVVDGEGMVLAPGFLDGHIHVESSMITVREYARTVVPHGTTGIFMDPHEIANVLGMEGVKLMVEDGKDVPMNVWATMPSCVPAVPGFEDSGAEFGPAEVAEAMTWDGIAGLGELMNFPGVLMGSDHAHGEIAATLRSGKPVTGHYSMPDLDRGLNGYVASGVSSCHESVSKEDALARMRLGMYAMMREGSAWHDVKETIRSVTESRIDTRFALLVCDDAHPDTLLSLGHLDHIVRRAIEEGLDPIRAIQMVTINTAQYFGKADEIGSISPGKFADMVLLSDLSRVSVHKVIYNGVLVAEKGDMVVPIERSTVPDFAKKSVRLAGPVTKEDLKVVAPEGATSVTARVMEIIEAHVGTYSREIELSVVDGAVPASLDKDVAKIAVFERHKATGTRGLGFVTGFGLKGGAVGSTVAHDAHNLMVVGTNDDDMVLAANALAEAGGGMIAVKDGKVLALLPLPVAGLMSEEPAKTVAASVAALDRAWKDLGCDLHSPFMTMALLPLACLPELRLTNRGLVDTVEFRFTDLFVEK
- a CDS encoding amidohydrolase family protein, yielding MVKDGMIITASGPLFADIALENGKIAALGKKLKGRQELNAQGLMVLPGVVDAHVHLDLPVRGDRSSDDFLSGTGAALAGGVTTVVDFTVGSHETALVEDLESRLETARPAVADYSFHCEVIGWRPGKEEQIAQAVERGITSFKFFTAYGDSGRRSDGGTLFRCFSKIAELGAVAVVHAEDDELIRVLTSELSEEQKGSMRALARTRPDTCEGAAIDQVAFYGEATGASVHVVHVSSGLGASRIDLARRRGVDITGETCPQYLFLTDEVYDRPDGHLYSASPALRSNRDRQALWSLLSSGVLDFVATDHCPFTRAQKTWKGSFSDLPYGLPGVELLLPLVYQGVLKGLIPVEHLPLITSQAPADRYGLTGKGRIVPGYDGDLVIFDPSAKWTVRAEDLHMNVDFSPYEGMEIQGKVLTTISRGEVVFGNGALCCDPGRGRFIPRKPRPTAPQSRGT